Proteins from a genomic interval of Panthera tigris isolate Pti1 chromosome A2, P.tigris_Pti1_mat1.1, whole genome shotgun sequence:
- the WDR18 gene encoding WD repeat-containing protein 18 isoform X1 produces the protein MAAPMEVAVCTDSAAQLWSCIVWELHSGANLLTYRGGQAGPRGLALLNGEYLLAAQLGKNYISAWELQRKDQLQQKIMCPGPVTCLTTSPNGLYVLAGIAESIYLWEVSTGNLLVILSRHYQDVSCLRFTGDSSHFLSGGKDCLVLVWSLCSVLQVDPSRTPAPRHVWSRHTLPITDLHCGFGGPLARVATSSLDQTVKLWEVSSGELLLSVLFDVAIVAVTMDLAEHHLFCGGSDGSIFQVDLCTWPGQREKTFQPEQDSGKAFRGHRNQVTCLSVSTDGSVLLSGSHDETVRLWDVQSKQCIRTVTLKGPVTNASIMLAPLSMLSSDFRPGLPLPHFNKHLLGAEHGDEPHRGGFTLRLGLHQQGSEPSHLERADQLHAVMSGTMEKSVLGGQDQLRIRVAELEDEVRNLRKVNRDLFDFSTRIITRPAKRCTSGRKEVPAHPRSQQHGP, from the exons ATGGCGGCTCCCATGGAAGTGGCCGTGTGTACGGACTCGGCGGCCCAGCTGTGGAGCTGCATCGTGTGGGAGCTGCATTCGGGCGCCAATTTGCTCACGTACCGCGGCGGCCAGGCCGGACCCCGCGGCCTGGCGCTGCTCAATGGCGAGTACCTGCTGGCGGCGCAGCTGGGCAAGAACTACATCAGCGCCTGGGAGCTGCAGCGGAAG GACCAGCTCCAGCAGAAGATCATGTGTCCTGGACCTGTCACCTGTCTGACCACATCGCCCAATGGCCTGTATGTCCTGGCAGGGATTGCAGAGAGCATATACCTGTGGGAG GTCTCCACGGGGAACCTTCTGGTCATCCTGAGCCGCCACTATCAGGATGTGTCGTGCTTGCGGTTCACTGGGGACAGCAGCCACTTCCTCTCGGGGGGCAAAGACTGCCTggtgctggtgtggagcctgtgcAG CGTGCTGCAGGTGGACCCCTCCAGGACCCCAGCCCCCCGGCATGTCTGGTCTCGTCACACCCTCCCCATCACAGACCTGCACTGTGGCTTTGGGGGGCCCCTGGCCCGGGTGGCCACCTCTTCGCTGGACCAGACGGTGAAG CTGTGGGAGGTCTCGTCGGGCGAGCTCCTGCTCTCTGTGCTGTTCGACGTGGCCATCGTGGCCGTGACCATGGACCTGGCCGAGCACCACCTGTTCTGTGGCGGCAGCGACGGTTCCATCTTCCAGGTCGACCTTTGCACCTGG cctgggcagagagagaagaccttCCAGCCGGAGCAGGACAGCGGGAAGGCGTTCAGAGGGCACAG GAACCAGGTGACCTGCCTGTCCGTGTCTACTGACGGCAGCGTGCTGCTCTCCGGCTCCCACGATGAGACCGTGCGCCTGTGGGACGTCCAGAGCAAGCAGTGCATCAGGACGGTGACCCTCAAAG GCCCTGTGACCAACGCCTCCATCATGCTGGCGCCGCTCAGCATGCTGAGCTCGGACTTCAGGCcgggcctgcccctgccccacttcaACAAGCACCTGCTGGGCGCCGAGCACGGGGATGAGCCCCACCGAGGGGGCTTCACGCTGCGCCTGGGCCTCCACCAGCAG GGCTCGGAGCCCAGCCACCTGGAGCGGGCGGACCAGCTGCACGCGGTGATGAGCGGCACGATGGAGAAG AGCGTCCTGGGCGGCCAGGACCAGCTGCGGATCCGCGTGGCCGAGCTGGAGGACGAGGTGCGGAACCTGCGGAAGGTCAACCGCGACCTGTTCGACTTCTCCACGCGCATCATCACGCGGCCGGCCAA GAGATGCACGTCGGGGCGCAAAGAGGTACCCGCACacccacgttcacagcagcacGGTCCTTAG
- the WDR18 gene encoding WD repeat-containing protein 18 isoform X2: MAAPMEVAVCTDSAAQLWSCIVWELHSGANLLTYRGGQAGPRGLALLNGEYLLAAQLGKNYISAWELQRKDQLQQKIMCPGPVTCLTTSPNGLYVLAGIAESIYLWEVSTGNLLVILSRHYQDVSCLRFTGDSSHFLSGGKDCLVLVWSLCSVLQVDPSRTPAPRHVWSRHTLPITDLHCGFGGPLARVATSSLDQTVKLWEVSSGELLLSVLFDVAIVAVTMDLAEHHLFCGGSDGSIFQVDLCTWPGQREKTFQPEQDSGKAFRGHRNQVTCLSVSTDGSVLLSGSHDETVRLWDVQSKQCIRTVTLKGPVTNASIMLAPLSMLSSDFRPGLPLPHFNKHLLGAEHGDEPHRGGFTLRLGLHQQGSEPSHLERADQLHAVMSGTMEKSVLGGQDQLRIRVAELEDEVRNLRKVNRDLFDFSTRIITRPAK; the protein is encoded by the exons ATGGCGGCTCCCATGGAAGTGGCCGTGTGTACGGACTCGGCGGCCCAGCTGTGGAGCTGCATCGTGTGGGAGCTGCATTCGGGCGCCAATTTGCTCACGTACCGCGGCGGCCAGGCCGGACCCCGCGGCCTGGCGCTGCTCAATGGCGAGTACCTGCTGGCGGCGCAGCTGGGCAAGAACTACATCAGCGCCTGGGAGCTGCAGCGGAAG GACCAGCTCCAGCAGAAGATCATGTGTCCTGGACCTGTCACCTGTCTGACCACATCGCCCAATGGCCTGTATGTCCTGGCAGGGATTGCAGAGAGCATATACCTGTGGGAG GTCTCCACGGGGAACCTTCTGGTCATCCTGAGCCGCCACTATCAGGATGTGTCGTGCTTGCGGTTCACTGGGGACAGCAGCCACTTCCTCTCGGGGGGCAAAGACTGCCTggtgctggtgtggagcctgtgcAG CGTGCTGCAGGTGGACCCCTCCAGGACCCCAGCCCCCCGGCATGTCTGGTCTCGTCACACCCTCCCCATCACAGACCTGCACTGTGGCTTTGGGGGGCCCCTGGCCCGGGTGGCCACCTCTTCGCTGGACCAGACGGTGAAG CTGTGGGAGGTCTCGTCGGGCGAGCTCCTGCTCTCTGTGCTGTTCGACGTGGCCATCGTGGCCGTGACCATGGACCTGGCCGAGCACCACCTGTTCTGTGGCGGCAGCGACGGTTCCATCTTCCAGGTCGACCTTTGCACCTGG cctgggcagagagagaagaccttCCAGCCGGAGCAGGACAGCGGGAAGGCGTTCAGAGGGCACAG GAACCAGGTGACCTGCCTGTCCGTGTCTACTGACGGCAGCGTGCTGCTCTCCGGCTCCCACGATGAGACCGTGCGCCTGTGGGACGTCCAGAGCAAGCAGTGCATCAGGACGGTGACCCTCAAAG GCCCTGTGACCAACGCCTCCATCATGCTGGCGCCGCTCAGCATGCTGAGCTCGGACTTCAGGCcgggcctgcccctgccccacttcaACAAGCACCTGCTGGGCGCCGAGCACGGGGATGAGCCCCACCGAGGGGGCTTCACGCTGCGCCTGGGCCTCCACCAGCAG GGCTCGGAGCCCAGCCACCTGGAGCGGGCGGACCAGCTGCACGCGGTGATGAGCGGCACGATGGAGAAG AGCGTCCTGGGCGGCCAGGACCAGCTGCGGATCCGCGTGGCCGAGCTGGAGGACGAGGTGCGGAACCTGCGGAAGGTCAACCGCGACCTGTTCGACTTCTCCACGCGCATCATCACGCGGCCGGCCAAGTGA
- the WDR18 gene encoding WD repeat-containing protein 18 isoform X3 yields MRKLTVRITGWMLGKAGLWHKPPGHWALQLLPGPSVACPPLPPPRDQLQQKIMCPGPVTCLTTSPNGLYVLAGIAESIYLWEVSTGNLLVILSRHYQDVSCLRFTGDSSHFLSGGKDCLVLVWSLCSVLQVDPSRTPAPRHVWSRHTLPITDLHCGFGGPLARVATSSLDQTVKLWEVSSGELLLSVLFDVAIVAVTMDLAEHHLFCGGSDGSIFQVDLCTWPGQREKTFQPEQDSGKAFRGHRNQVTCLSVSTDGSVLLSGSHDETVRLWDVQSKQCIRTVTLKGPVTNASIMLAPLSMLSSDFRPGLPLPHFNKHLLGAEHGDEPHRGGFTLRLGLHQQGSEPSHLERADQLHAVMSGTMEKSVLGGQDQLRIRVAELEDEVRNLRKVNRDLFDFSTRIITRPAKRCTSGRKEVPAHPRSQQHGP; encoded by the exons atgagaaaactgaccGTCCGGATCACAGGCTGGATGTTAGGGAAGGCGGGGTTGTGGCACAAGCCGCCTGGCCATTGGGCTCTCCAACTCCTTCCTGGACCTTCTGTGGCTtgcccacccctacccccacccaga GACCAGCTCCAGCAGAAGATCATGTGTCCTGGACCTGTCACCTGTCTGACCACATCGCCCAATGGCCTGTATGTCCTGGCAGGGATTGCAGAGAGCATATACCTGTGGGAG GTCTCCACGGGGAACCTTCTGGTCATCCTGAGCCGCCACTATCAGGATGTGTCGTGCTTGCGGTTCACTGGGGACAGCAGCCACTTCCTCTCGGGGGGCAAAGACTGCCTggtgctggtgtggagcctgtgcAG CGTGCTGCAGGTGGACCCCTCCAGGACCCCAGCCCCCCGGCATGTCTGGTCTCGTCACACCCTCCCCATCACAGACCTGCACTGTGGCTTTGGGGGGCCCCTGGCCCGGGTGGCCACCTCTTCGCTGGACCAGACGGTGAAG CTGTGGGAGGTCTCGTCGGGCGAGCTCCTGCTCTCTGTGCTGTTCGACGTGGCCATCGTGGCCGTGACCATGGACCTGGCCGAGCACCACCTGTTCTGTGGCGGCAGCGACGGTTCCATCTTCCAGGTCGACCTTTGCACCTGG cctgggcagagagagaagaccttCCAGCCGGAGCAGGACAGCGGGAAGGCGTTCAGAGGGCACAG GAACCAGGTGACCTGCCTGTCCGTGTCTACTGACGGCAGCGTGCTGCTCTCCGGCTCCCACGATGAGACCGTGCGCCTGTGGGACGTCCAGAGCAAGCAGTGCATCAGGACGGTGACCCTCAAAG GCCCTGTGACCAACGCCTCCATCATGCTGGCGCCGCTCAGCATGCTGAGCTCGGACTTCAGGCcgggcctgcccctgccccacttcaACAAGCACCTGCTGGGCGCCGAGCACGGGGATGAGCCCCACCGAGGGGGCTTCACGCTGCGCCTGGGCCTCCACCAGCAG GGCTCGGAGCCCAGCCACCTGGAGCGGGCGGACCAGCTGCACGCGGTGATGAGCGGCACGATGGAGAAG AGCGTCCTGGGCGGCCAGGACCAGCTGCGGATCCGCGTGGCCGAGCTGGAGGACGAGGTGCGGAACCTGCGGAAGGTCAACCGCGACCTGTTCGACTTCTCCACGCGCATCATCACGCGGCCGGCCAA GAGATGCACGTCGGGGCGCAAAGAGGTACCCGCACacccacgttcacagcagcacGGTCCTTAG
- the WDR18 gene encoding WD repeat-containing protein 18 isoform X4 has translation MCPGPVTCLTTSPNGLYVLAGIAESIYLWEVSTGNLLVILSRHYQDVSCLRFTGDSSHFLSGGKDCLVLVWSLCSVLQVDPSRTPAPRHVWSRHTLPITDLHCGFGGPLARVATSSLDQTVKLWEVSSGELLLSVLFDVAIVAVTMDLAEHHLFCGGSDGSIFQVDLCTWPGQREKTFQPEQDSGKAFRGHRNQVTCLSVSTDGSVLLSGSHDETVRLWDVQSKQCIRTVTLKGPVTNASIMLAPLSMLSSDFRPGLPLPHFNKHLLGAEHGDEPHRGGFTLRLGLHQQGSEPSHLERADQLHAVMSGTMEKSVLGGQDQLRIRVAELEDEVRNLRKVNRDLFDFSTRIITRPAKRCTSGRKEVPAHPRSQQHGP, from the exons ATGTGTCCTGGACCTGTCACCTGTCTGACCACATCGCCCAATGGCCTGTATGTCCTGGCAGGGATTGCAGAGAGCATATACCTGTGGGAG GTCTCCACGGGGAACCTTCTGGTCATCCTGAGCCGCCACTATCAGGATGTGTCGTGCTTGCGGTTCACTGGGGACAGCAGCCACTTCCTCTCGGGGGGCAAAGACTGCCTggtgctggtgtggagcctgtgcAG CGTGCTGCAGGTGGACCCCTCCAGGACCCCAGCCCCCCGGCATGTCTGGTCTCGTCACACCCTCCCCATCACAGACCTGCACTGTGGCTTTGGGGGGCCCCTGGCCCGGGTGGCCACCTCTTCGCTGGACCAGACGGTGAAG CTGTGGGAGGTCTCGTCGGGCGAGCTCCTGCTCTCTGTGCTGTTCGACGTGGCCATCGTGGCCGTGACCATGGACCTGGCCGAGCACCACCTGTTCTGTGGCGGCAGCGACGGTTCCATCTTCCAGGTCGACCTTTGCACCTGG cctgggcagagagagaagaccttCCAGCCGGAGCAGGACAGCGGGAAGGCGTTCAGAGGGCACAG GAACCAGGTGACCTGCCTGTCCGTGTCTACTGACGGCAGCGTGCTGCTCTCCGGCTCCCACGATGAGACCGTGCGCCTGTGGGACGTCCAGAGCAAGCAGTGCATCAGGACGGTGACCCTCAAAG GCCCTGTGACCAACGCCTCCATCATGCTGGCGCCGCTCAGCATGCTGAGCTCGGACTTCAGGCcgggcctgcccctgccccacttcaACAAGCACCTGCTGGGCGCCGAGCACGGGGATGAGCCCCACCGAGGGGGCTTCACGCTGCGCCTGGGCCTCCACCAGCAG GGCTCGGAGCCCAGCCACCTGGAGCGGGCGGACCAGCTGCACGCGGTGATGAGCGGCACGATGGAGAAG AGCGTCCTGGGCGGCCAGGACCAGCTGCGGATCCGCGTGGCCGAGCTGGAGGACGAGGTGCGGAACCTGCGGAAGGTCAACCGCGACCTGTTCGACTTCTCCACGCGCATCATCACGCGGCCGGCCAA GAGATGCACGTCGGGGCGCAAAGAGGTACCCGCACacccacgttcacagcagcacGGTCCTTAG